A genomic stretch from sulfur-oxidizing endosymbiont of Gigantopelta aegis includes:
- a CDS encoding type IV secretion system protein, with translation MKKKIRLIAFILFGFGSTQSQAGIPVIDATNLAQQIIQVANMVQQLARLAQQVQTAQSQLQTANNTLQSMSGSRGMGSVLNSVYDPNMAVNTNSILQNNGLQTAQNLGINGATAALYNAANNLSAQYLGQTGKTLQQAQTRFNEIMRLVNKVNAVPDQKDVLDLQARIGAENAMLQNELIKIAALRAQNEANQAILERKEQQLHLQYSGEADDINW, from the coding sequence ATGAAAAAGAAAATCAGGTTAATTGCATTCATCCTGTTTGGCTTTGGTTCAACCCAGAGTCAGGCGGGAATACCTGTCATTGATGCGACAAACCTTGCCCAGCAGATTATTCAAGTGGCCAACATGGTTCAACAATTGGCAAGGTTGGCGCAACAGGTTCAAACAGCACAATCACAACTTCAAACAGCCAATAATACATTACAAAGCATGAGTGGATCGCGCGGCATGGGTAGTGTTTTAAATAGCGTTTATGATCCTAATATGGCTGTAAATACAAACAGTATTTTGCAAAACAATGGCTTGCAAACAGCACAAAACCTAGGGATAAATGGTGCGACTGCCGCCCTTTATAATGCGGCAAATAATCTGTCAGCTCAATATTTGGGTCAAACTGGAAAAACACTACAGCAGGCGCAAACCCGGTTTAATGAAATTATGCGACTGGTGAATAAAGTTAATGCTGTTCCAGATCAAAAAGACGTTCTTGATTTACAAGCGCGGATCGGTGCTGAAAACGCGATGCTTCAAAATGAGTTAATAAAAATAGCCGCGCTTAGAGCGCAAAATGAAGCGAATCAAGCAATTTTGGAAAGAAAAGAGCAGCAACTACATTTACAATATTCAGGTGAAGCTGACGATATAAACTGGTGA
- a CDS encoding type IV secretion system protein gives MALTFFQDTFTNVDEALANYIVNASDNLITTLTPIFTSMMIIWITIWGYMAMMGRIEGLLQDSFFKILKVAFIITLGLKTAQYNEIIVPFLQGMPEQIASTISGNPTSNIYGLLDNIMNSIYSAGKSSWDRGGMTKFSPLIIALIIWGFGGFMVVLLGALLMLSKVAITLLLAIGPIFIIATLFQSTQRFFDSWIGVLMNQSFTLILVAGIGSIFTTIGNNYISSRLNPSTADAFGVFIIYSMLIYFIQQIPSLAASLGAGFGLSISGMMSRFTSNVRTGKKLFSSGARAVGKGLNHIDRTPAHIENLKNKIPAAENRFRDSNRLSAAAYRKFRPNRISGN, from the coding sequence ATGGCCTTAACCTTTTTTCAAGATACGTTTACTAATGTTGATGAGGCACTAGCCAATTATATTGTTAATGCTAGTGATAATTTGATTACTACTTTAACCCCCATCTTCACTAGCATGATGATTATTTGGATAACAATTTGGGGCTACATGGCCATGATGGGTAGAATTGAAGGACTATTGCAGGATAGTTTCTTTAAAATTCTGAAAGTAGCATTTATTATTACACTGGGACTAAAAACAGCACAATACAATGAAATTATTGTGCCATTCTTACAAGGAATGCCAGAACAAATAGCATCAACCATTTCTGGAAACCCTACAAGTAATATATATGGATTATTAGACAATATAATGAATTCTATCTATTCCGCAGGTAAATCATCGTGGGATAGAGGAGGCATGACAAAATTTAGTCCGCTAATAATTGCGTTAATAATCTGGGGTTTTGGTGGTTTCATGGTCGTTCTATTGGGTGCTTTATTGATGTTATCTAAAGTAGCGATAACACTTCTTTTAGCTATTGGGCCAATCTTTATCATTGCTACTTTATTTCAATCTACGCAACGCTTTTTCGATTCATGGATTGGTGTTTTAATGAATCAAAGTTTCACCTTAATTCTTGTCGCTGGAATCGGCTCTATATTTACGACGATAGGAAATAACTATATATCCAGCAGATTAAATCCTTCAACAGCAGATGCTTTTGGAGTGTTCATTATTTACTCGATGTTAATTTATTTTATTCAACAAATACCAAGTCTAGCCGCTTCATTAGGGGCCGGGTTTGGCCTATCCATTTCGGGAATGATGAGTCGATTCACAAGCAATGTTAGAACTGGCAAAAAATTATTTAGTAGCGGTGCACGAGCAGTTGGCAAAGGTTTAAACCATATTGATAGAACACCGGCTCATATTGAAAACTTAAAAAACAAAATTCCAGCGGCGGAAAACAGATTCAGAGATAGTAATAGATTGAGTGCGGCTGCTTATCGAAAATTTAGGCCAAACAGAATATCTGGGAATTGA
- a CDS encoding virB8 family protein, whose translation MSNDKQDKSKEIKKSYFDEVAEWDTSITQNLRKSEKRAWWVAIGASTIAVLAVVAVAFLAPLKSIEPFVVRVDNNTGYIDVISTIAETDGQIKEEAQELLDKYFLAKYVRHREGYHWNTRDYDRNVTALLSSPEVQFAYDEYSDPAKNPNAPVTVYGELAEVIIGTPQISFIRTEKVKDEKQITALVRYTKQVKKKGEFSPLTHWAATITYVYRSTPMQVKDRTINPLGFQVISYRNDQEAPQ comes from the coding sequence ATGAGCAACGATAAACAGGACAAATCAAAGGAAATCAAAAAATCATATTTTGATGAGGTGGCCGAATGGGATACCTCCATCACACAAAATTTAAGGAAGTCTGAAAAACGGGCTTGGTGGGTAGCTATTGGCGCATCAACTATAGCGGTTTTAGCGGTTGTTGCTGTTGCTTTTCTCGCCCCTTTAAAATCGATTGAACCATTTGTTGTCAGGGTTGATAACAATACGGGCTATATTGATGTTATCTCAACGATAGCTGAAACAGATGGACAGATTAAAGAAGAAGCACAGGAATTACTCGATAAATATTTCTTGGCCAAATATGTCCGGCATCGTGAAGGCTATCATTGGAATACAAGAGATTATGATAGAAATGTAACAGCCTTACTTTCATCGCCAGAAGTTCAGTTTGCATACGATGAATACAGCGATCCAGCCAAAAATCCTAATGCACCGGTAACAGTGTACGGTGAACTGGCGGAAGTCATCATTGGAACCCCACAAATCAGCTTCATCCGAACCGAAAAGGTAAAGGATGAAAAGCAAATAACCGCATTAGTCAGATATACAAAACAGGTCAAAAAGAAAGGTGAATTTAGCCCGTTGACTCACTGGGCGGCGACAATCACATACGTCTATCGCTCAACACCTATGCAGGTTAAAGACAGAACAATTAACCCGCTTGGGTTTCAAGTTATTTCATACAGGAACGATCAGGAAGCACCCCAATGA
- a CDS encoding EexN family lipoprotein, whose amino-acid sequence MKKIILILAISTSLAGCFEEEKKEETRTVDWFLKHEDVLFKTLDQCQNDPGELEKTPNCKNATRAYHIR is encoded by the coding sequence ATGAAGAAAATAATTTTAATATTAGCAATCTCAACATCATTAGCTGGATGTTTTGAAGAAGAAAAAAAAGAAGAAACCCGTACTGTTGACTGGTTCTTAAAACATGAAGATGTATTATTCAAAACTCTAGATCAATGTCAAAATGATCCAGGTGAACTGGAAAAAACTCCAAATTGCAAAAACGCTACTCGTGCTTACCATATAAGATAA